A section of the Anas platyrhynchos isolate ZD024472 breed Pekin duck chromosome 37, IASCAAS_PekinDuck_T2T, whole genome shotgun sequence genome encodes:
- the LOC113841786 gene encoding uncharacterized protein isoform X3, translating into MAELDEDRYRPAVPPRAACAYTGCYCEENVWKLCDYIRSRGERPVEEFYAVFISNERRMVPLWKQKSGHGDEPVVWVRPSVLSLSVFKCVPLQLRSAGSDVGSVRYLCWNEFRFMSPLSIRKHSVCARGPFRPQPSCSSVLVFIILLQQPKCNPFIVHREIAVRWPIKPPGDKA; encoded by the exons ATGGCGGAGCTGGATGAGGACCGGTACCGGCCGGCGGTGCCTCCCCGAGCCGCCTGCGCCTACACCGGCTGCTACTG TGAGGAAAACGTGTGGAAGCTGTGCGACTACATCAGGAGTCGGGGGGAGCGCCCTGTGGAGGAGTTCTACGCGGTTTTCATCTCCAACGAGAGGAGGATG GTCCCGCTCTGGAAACAGAAGTCAGGGCATGGAGATGAGCCTGTTGTCTGGGTAAGgccctctgttctttctttgtcagtATTTAAGTGCGTGCCTCTGCAGCTGAGGTCTGCAGGATCAGATGTGGGTAGTGTTAGATACCTCTGCTGGAATGAATTTAGGTTTATGTCCCCCctgagcatcaggaagcactcTGTATgtgccagaggtcccttccgaccTCAGCCGTCCTGTAGTTCTGtattagtatttattattcTTCTACAGCAGCCTAAATGCAACCCTTTTATTGTTCACAGGGAAATAGCAGTGAGATGGCCCATAAAACCACCAGGTGACAAAGCTTAG